Proteins encoded within one genomic window of Prochlorococcus marinus str. MIT 9515:
- a CDS encoding DUF2854 domain-containing protein: protein MKKYLSPANIITVAGGVLAFIGMTAYFTDSVNLSVPTFFYGVPILLIGLGLKTSEIPPVKLINRNDFKANRFNRPKELTELVRDVTRWRYGIKAHLESSLEALNLWNEDNPPQLKEIEEISKEEKNGFKMRFEINDVPFEKWIEKQERLNRFFVKGLESEFIINDNKKEFDLIFFY from the coding sequence ATGAAGAAATACCTATCTCCTGCAAACATAATAACAGTCGCAGGAGGAGTTTTGGCTTTTATTGGGATGACAGCCTACTTTACTGACTCAGTTAATCTAAGCGTGCCAACATTCTTTTATGGAGTTCCAATTTTGCTAATTGGACTTGGCTTGAAAACTTCTGAAATACCTCCAGTTAAATTAATAAATAGAAACGATTTCAAGGCAAATAGATTTAATAGACCAAAAGAATTAACCGAATTAGTTAGAGATGTAACTAGATGGAGGTATGGAATAAAAGCGCATCTTGAATCTTCTCTAGAGGCATTAAATTTATGGAATGAAGATAATCCACCCCAACTAAAAGAGATTGAAGAAATTTCAAAAGAGGAAAAAAATGGCTTTAAGATGCGTTTTGAAATCAATGATGTTCCCTTTGAAAAATGGATTGAGAAACAAGAGAGATTAAATAGGTTTTTCGTCAAAGGGCTTGAATCAGAATTTATTATCAACGATAATAAAAAGGAATTCGATTTGATTTTCTTTTATTAA
- a CDS encoding single-stranded DNA-binding protein: MNHCLIQAVINSSPQMRYTKDNKTPIAEMTVIFKGLRNEDPSRELKVLGWGNIAQEMVSELKEGQNIVIEGRLRMNSITRQDGTKEKQPELTASRIHNISPAGQITSEGKETNISRTKDSNSSEEKSGNTENTQWNSSPLVPEVDEIPF, encoded by the coding sequence ATGAATCATTGTTTAATTCAAGCTGTAATAAATAGCTCTCCTCAGATGAGATACACCAAAGATAATAAAACACCCATTGCTGAAATGACTGTTATTTTCAAAGGATTACGCAATGAGGATCCATCCAGAGAATTAAAAGTTTTAGGTTGGGGCAATATTGCGCAAGAAATGGTGAGCGAATTAAAAGAAGGTCAAAACATAGTTATTGAAGGACGTCTTAGAATGAACTCAATAACCAGACAAGATGGCACTAAAGAAAAGCAGCCTGAACTTACAGCTTCTAGAATTCATAATATAAGTCCAGCAGGACAAATAACCTCAGAGGGAAAAGAAACTAATATTTCTCGAACCAAAGATAGCAATTCTTCTGAAGAGAAATCTGGAAATACAGAAAATACGCAATGGAATAGTTCTCCTCTAGTACCTGAAGTTGACGAAATACCCTTTTAA
- a CDS encoding precorrin-6A/cobalt-precorrin-6A reductase → MHNSENCHENVWILSGTSDGPAIVNKLLKLDYVVFVSVVTHKASMSYSENSKLHIITGKLNDSREIIDFIEKNKINYVIDATHPFALIISKNLNEACKKIKKPLLAFERKSEIKHSKNFNYINGLKDIKRQGLVNKNILLAIGSRLLNDTASYYLECGANVFTRVIPTYESISKAFASCIKNSNIAILEPSKKKGNILEKKLCDHWDIDYILCRDSGSYAQMNWEAIVYGSDINLFLVKRPKLKFKNPLLFFDYDELINQITKN, encoded by the coding sequence ATGCACAATTCAGAAAATTGCCACGAAAATGTGTGGATCCTTTCAGGAACTTCAGATGGACCAGCCATCGTTAACAAACTTTTAAAACTGGATTATGTAGTATTTGTAAGTGTTGTCACCCATAAAGCGAGTATGTCTTACTCTGAAAATTCAAAGTTACACATCATTACAGGAAAATTAAATGATTCGAGAGAAATTATAGATTTTATTGAAAAAAATAAAATTAATTATGTAATAGATGCAACTCACCCATTTGCCTTAATAATTTCTAAAAATTTAAATGAAGCATGCAAAAAAATCAAAAAGCCTCTTTTGGCTTTTGAAAGGAAATCGGAAATAAAACATTCCAAAAACTTTAACTATATAAATGGTTTAAAAGATATAAAGCGGCAAGGTCTAGTAAATAAAAATATTCTGTTAGCAATAGGATCTAGATTACTAAATGATACTGCAAGTTATTATTTAGAATGCGGTGCAAATGTATTTACAAGAGTAATTCCAACATATGAGAGTATATCTAAAGCTTTTGCCTCATGTATTAAAAATTCAAACATAGCAATACTTGAACCTAGTAAAAAAAAAGGAAATATTTTAGAAAAAAAACTTTGTGATCATTGGGACATAGATTATATACTTTGTAGAGATTCTGGAAGTTATGCACAAATGAATTGGGAGGCAATTGTTTATGGAAGTGATATCAATTTATTTTTAGTTAAAAGGCCAAAACTAAAATTTAAAAATCCGCTACTGTTTTTTGATTATGATGAGTTGATAAACCAAATAACTAAAAATTAA
- the cutA gene encoding divalent cation tolerance protein CutA, with the protein MISTELNKKSAKKIAKLLIKKKLAACVSLKDINSIYEWEGKVVEVNEVEITIKSKLELKNDLIVFLRKMLSYDLPQIVYKKFKSEKNYMNWINKSCLK; encoded by the coding sequence GTGATATCAACTGAACTAAATAAAAAATCAGCTAAAAAAATTGCTAAGTTATTAATCAAAAAAAAACTTGCAGCATGTGTCTCCTTAAAAGATATTAATTCAATTTATGAATGGGAAGGAAAAGTTGTGGAGGTTAATGAGGTTGAGATTACAATAAAAAGTAAACTGGAATTGAAAAATGATTTGATAGTTTTCTTACGAAAGATGCTGTCTTATGATTTGCCCCAAATCGTTTATAAAAAATTTAAATCTGAAAAAAATTATATGAATTGGATAAACAAATCTTGCTTAAAATGA
- a CDS encoding adenosine kinase, with protein MKEKNKNFDQKKGIDLIGLGNAIVDIIVNVNDNFLEINDLKKGSMNLINSNESETLLKNCTVIKKISGGSSANTVVCLAELGNNVQFIGRVKNDNFGNFFSIDIKKSNTIFNTPPIEKGPSSAHSIIFITPDAQRTMCTYLGASIEFEPKDVDYNLIKESKYLYLEGYLWDSDLAKKAFLKASKLAKESDTKIILSLSDSFCVDRHRESFLELIDNYVDIVFCNESEVLSLFEENNLQSCQKSISSICELVIITLGSKGSLIINNGKLEEINPKILGKIIDTTGAGDLYAGGFIHGLINNYPTKKCGELGSICAGHIITQLGSRSNINLKNLLQEHSF; from the coding sequence ATGAAAGAAAAAAATAAAAATTTTGATCAAAAAAAAGGTATTGATCTTATTGGTTTGGGAAACGCAATCGTAGATATTATCGTAAATGTTAACGATAATTTTCTCGAGATAAATGATCTTAAAAAAGGATCTATGAATCTTATCAACTCTAATGAATCTGAAACTTTGTTAAAAAATTGCACAGTAATTAAAAAAATATCAGGAGGTTCTTCTGCTAACACTGTCGTATGCCTGGCTGAGTTAGGGAATAATGTTCAATTTATTGGAAGAGTGAAGAATGATAATTTTGGAAATTTCTTCTCTATTGATATTAAAAAAAGTAATACTATTTTTAACACCCCGCCAATAGAAAAAGGACCATCAAGTGCACATTCAATAATTTTTATAACTCCAGATGCTCAAAGAACTATGTGTACATATCTAGGAGCATCTATTGAGTTTGAGCCTAAAGATGTTGATTATAATTTAATTAAAGAAAGCAAATATTTATACTTAGAAGGATACTTATGGGATAGTGATCTAGCCAAAAAAGCCTTTCTTAAAGCTTCTAAGCTTGCCAAAGAATCAGATACAAAAATAATACTTTCATTATCGGACTCTTTTTGTGTAGATAGGCACAGAGAAAGTTTCTTAGAATTAATTGATAACTATGTAGATATAGTTTTTTGTAATGAATCTGAAGTATTGAGTCTATTTGAAGAAAATAATTTACAAAGCTGTCAAAAATCTATTTCCTCAATTTGCGAATTAGTGATAATTACTTTAGGCAGTAAAGGCTCTTTAATTATCAATAACGGTAAGCTTGAAGAAATAAATCCCAAAATATTAGGAAAGATTATTGATACAACAGGTGCGGGAGATCTTTATGCTGGTGGATTTATTCATGGATTAATTAATAACTATCCTACAAAGAAGTGTGGAGAATTAGGTTCAATTTGCGCTGGTCATATAATTACTCAGCTAGGTTCTAGATCTAATATTAATCTCAAAAATTTATTACAAGAACACTCATTTTAA
- a CDS encoding adenylosuccinate synthase: MANVVVIGAQWGDEGKGKITDLLSRSADVVVRYQGGVNAGHTIVVDDKVLKLHLIPSGILYEDTTCLIGSGTVVDPKILLKEIDMLIENGIDISGLKISSTSHVTMPYHRLLDEAMEADRGSNKIGTTGRGIGPTYADKSQRNGIRIRDLLNEDRLKDVLEIPLKEKNGVLEKIYGIRPLCKDEIIKEYLDYGKRLSKHVVDCTRTIHSAAKNKQNILFEGAQGTLLDLDHGTYPFVTSSNPISGGACIGAGVGPTLIDRVIGVAKAYTTRVGEGPFVTELQGSINDQLCDRGSEFGTTTGRRRRCGWFDGVIGKYAVYVNGLDCLAVTKLDVLDELDEIQVCIAYELDGKEIDYFPTNSDDLKKCKPIFKKLKGWQCSTANCRKLSDLPENAMNYLRFLAELMEVPIAIVSLGANRDQTIVIEDPIHGPKRALLR, encoded by the coding sequence TTGGCTAATGTTGTTGTTATCGGAGCTCAATGGGGTGACGAAGGAAAAGGTAAAATAACCGATTTATTAAGTCGATCAGCAGATGTTGTTGTTCGATATCAAGGAGGTGTGAATGCTGGGCACACCATTGTTGTCGATGATAAGGTATTAAAGTTACATTTAATTCCCTCTGGAATACTTTATGAAGACACTACCTGTTTGATTGGATCAGGAACAGTAGTTGACCCAAAGATATTGCTTAAAGAAATAGATATGTTAATTGAGAATGGAATAGATATTTCGGGACTAAAAATTTCATCTACTTCGCATGTAACAATGCCTTACCATCGTTTATTAGATGAAGCTATGGAAGCAGATAGAGGTTCAAATAAAATAGGAACAACGGGGAGAGGAATTGGCCCAACATATGCTGATAAATCACAGAGAAATGGGATTCGAATAAGAGACTTACTCAATGAAGATAGATTAAAAGATGTTTTAGAGATCCCACTTAAAGAAAAAAATGGAGTACTTGAAAAGATATATGGCATTAGACCTCTTTGTAAAGATGAAATAATTAAAGAATATCTAGATTATGGGAAGAGGTTATCTAAGCATGTAGTTGACTGTACGAGAACTATTCACTCAGCCGCGAAAAATAAGCAAAACATTCTATTTGAAGGAGCACAGGGAACATTACTTGACTTAGATCATGGAACATATCCTTTTGTAACCTCATCGAATCCTATATCTGGAGGAGCATGTATCGGAGCTGGAGTTGGGCCAACGCTTATAGATAGGGTTATAGGAGTGGCAAAGGCATATACTACTAGAGTTGGGGAGGGGCCATTCGTTACAGAATTACAAGGAAGTATTAATGATCAACTTTGCGATAGAGGAAGTGAGTTTGGAACCACCACAGGAAGAAGAAGAAGATGTGGATGGTTTGATGGAGTTATTGGTAAGTATGCTGTTTATGTAAATGGTCTTGACTGTTTAGCAGTAACAAAACTAGACGTCCTAGATGAGTTAGATGAAATTCAAGTCTGTATTGCCTATGAATTGGATGGAAAAGAAATAGATTATTTCCCCACAAATTCTGATGACTTAAAAAAATGCAAACCAATATTTAAAAAATTAAAAGGCTGGCAATGTTCTACCGCTAACTGCCGAAAACTATCTGATCTGCCTGAAAATGCAATGAATTACCTAAGATTTCTTGCTGAATTAATGGAAGTACCAATTGCTATCGTTTCATTAGGTGCCAATAGAGATCAAACTATAGTGATTGAAGATCCTATCCACGGTCCGAAGAGAGCTCTTCTAAGATAA
- the psb27 gene encoding photosystem II protein Psb27: protein MLVKEKPLLFPDFFAKVISFTICLSIFFTLFNSPSYAAKTSMTGDYTQDTISVVKTLQIAVDTPKDSPNKNEVRDESLALITDYISRYRNRGMVNKTQSFTTMQTALNAMAGHYKNFATRPLPDKLKERLTKEFSLAEKMVLRES, encoded by the coding sequence ATGTTAGTTAAAGAAAAGCCTTTATTATTTCCTGATTTTTTTGCAAAAGTTATATCTTTTACCATTTGTTTATCTATTTTTTTCACATTATTTAATTCCCCTTCATATGCAGCAAAGACATCTATGACTGGGGATTACACTCAAGATACAATATCTGTCGTTAAAACTTTACAAATTGCAGTTGACACACCAAAAGATTCTCCTAATAAGAACGAGGTTAGAGATGAATCACTTGCTCTAATAACTGACTATATTTCAAGATATAGAAATAGGGGTATGGTTAATAAAACTCAATCATTTACAACAATGCAGACAGCATTAAATGCTATGGCTGGTCATTACAAGAATTTTGCAACAAGGCCTCTACCGGATAAACTTAAAGAGCGTTTAACTAAGGAATTCTCACTTGCCGAAAAAATGGTTCTCAGAGAAAGTTAA
- a CDS encoding proline--tRNA ligase, translating to MRVTTSFPLGTLRDTPSEAEIISHQLLLKGGYIRRVNSGIYAYMPIMLKVIEKISNIIEKELNNNGCSKLLLPQLHPAELWKRSERWEGYTAGEGIMFNLKDRQGKEFGLAPTHEEVITNIASEIINSYKQLPLCFYQIQTKFRDEIRPRFGLMRSREFIMKDGYSFHSSKEDLSSFYEKMERSYENIFKNCGLDTVGVDADSGAIGGAASKEFMVTADAGEDYILFTESGSYAANIEKAISLPSKEIPLKSFETEWLETPNQKSIVDICKENDLDASQIVKVVIFVAKFENKSQLPILTCIRGDQHINEIKLFNLISKKYSSNLISLEIIEDNATIEKNLTNFPLGYIGPDINDEVIKNSSSWDKSWIRIADHSANNLSSFVSGSNKVNFHKVFQTFSFIDNQFLISDIRNAKKGDRISLESNEELKEKRGIEIGHIFQLGQKYSEKLNAKFSDKDGKLKNLWMGCYGIGVTRIAQAAIEQNHDENGISWPIQISPFEILIIPTNLKDPYQTKLTEEIYKEFESKKIDVLLDDRDVRAGVKFKDADLIGIPFQIIIGRDSINKEVEFICRSSKRKIKISSQNLLEKFISESKILYNENS from the coding sequence ATGCGCGTCACCACCTCCTTTCCTCTGGGGACGCTTCGTGATACTCCTTCTGAAGCAGAAATTATTTCTCATCAATTACTTTTAAAAGGGGGTTATATTCGCAGAGTAAATAGTGGAATATATGCATACATGCCGATAATGCTCAAAGTAATTGAAAAAATATCGAACATAATTGAAAAAGAACTAAATAATAATGGCTGTTCAAAATTACTTTTACCCCAACTCCACCCAGCAGAGTTATGGAAAAGGAGTGAAAGATGGGAAGGTTATACAGCCGGGGAAGGAATAATGTTTAATCTCAAGGATAGGCAAGGGAAAGAATTTGGCTTGGCACCAACACATGAAGAAGTAATTACAAATATTGCATCAGAAATTATTAATTCATATAAGCAGCTACCTTTATGTTTCTACCAAATACAAACAAAATTTAGAGATGAGATAAGGCCACGATTTGGGTTGATGAGGAGTAGGGAATTCATAATGAAGGATGGTTATTCTTTTCACTCTTCAAAAGAAGATTTGTCATCTTTTTATGAAAAAATGGAAAGATCATATGAAAATATTTTTAAAAATTGTGGATTAGATACAGTTGGAGTAGATGCAGATAGTGGAGCTATTGGAGGGGCCGCATCTAAAGAATTCATGGTAACAGCAGATGCCGGCGAAGATTATATTTTATTTACTGAAAGTGGTTCTTATGCAGCTAATATTGAAAAAGCCATTTCTTTACCTTCAAAAGAGATTCCTTTAAAAAGTTTTGAAACTGAATGGTTAGAAACACCTAATCAAAAATCAATTGTTGATATATGTAAGGAAAATGATTTGGATGCTAGCCAAATAGTTAAAGTCGTTATATTCGTCGCTAAATTTGAAAACAAGTCCCAACTTCCAATCCTCACATGTATAAGAGGAGATCAACATATAAATGAAATTAAACTTTTTAATTTGATTAGCAAAAAATATAGTTCAAACTTGATTAGCCTAGAAATAATTGAAGACAATGCAACTATTGAAAAAAATCTAACCAATTTTCCATTAGGTTACATTGGACCAGACATTAATGATGAAGTAATAAAAAATAGTTCAAGTTGGGACAAAAGTTGGATAAGAATCGCTGATCACTCTGCCAATAATCTTTCAAGTTTTGTAAGTGGTAGCAATAAAGTTAATTTTCATAAAGTATTCCAAACATTTTCATTCATTGATAATCAATTCCTAATCTCAGATATAAGGAATGCAAAAAAAGGAGATCGTATTAGCCTTGAAAGTAATGAAGAGTTAAAAGAAAAAAGAGGTATTGAAATTGGACATATTTTTCAATTAGGTCAAAAATATAGCGAGAAATTGAATGCAAAATTCTCTGACAAGGATGGTAAATTGAAAAATTTATGGATGGGTTGTTATGGAATTGGCGTTACAAGAATCGCTCAAGCAGCTATTGAACAGAATCATGATGAAAATGGTATTTCTTGGCCAATTCAAATTTCTCCCTTTGAGATTTTAATTATTCCAACTAATTTAAAAGATCCATATCAAACAAAACTTACTGAAGAGATTTACAAGGAGTTTGAAAGCAAAAAAATTGATGTGTTACTTGACGACCGAGATGTTAGAGCAGGAGTTAAGTTCAAAGATGCGGATTTAATTGGTATTCCTTTTCAAATAATTATTGGCAGAGATTCGATCAATAAAGAAGTAGAATTTATATGCAGATCAAGCAAAAGAAAAATTAAGATTTCTTCACAGAATTTGTTAGAAAAATTTATTTCCGAATCAAAAATACTGTACAATGAAAATTCTTAA
- a CDS encoding inorganic diphosphatase, which translates to MDLSLIPPSPTKGIVNLVVEIPAGSRNKYEYCSQAGIMALDRILHSSVRYPFDYGFIPNTLADDGAPLDAMVIMDEPTFAGCLIKARPIGVLDMHDCGHYDGKLLCVPVANPRQDNITSINQIAPNQLEDVAEFFRTSKGLDGRTVQIDGWRDFEVIEELLRKCTSSKKKTFKVLKKSSIVK; encoded by the coding sequence ATGGATCTTAGTTTGATACCTCCATCTCCAACGAAGGGTATAGTAAATTTAGTGGTTGAAATACCAGCTGGGAGCAGGAATAAATACGAATATTGTTCTCAAGCTGGAATTATGGCACTTGATAGAATTTTACATTCTTCAGTAAGGTACCCCTTTGATTATGGTTTTATTCCAAATACACTTGCTGATGACGGGGCTCCGCTTGATGCAATGGTAATAATGGATGAACCAACATTTGCAGGTTGTTTAATTAAAGCAAGACCTATAGGAGTTTTAGATATGCATGATTGTGGGCATTATGATGGCAAACTTTTATGCGTTCCTGTAGCTAATCCAAGACAAGATAATATAACTAGTATTAATCAAATAGCTCCTAATCAATTAGAAGATGTCGCAGAATTTTTTAGAACAAGTAAAGGTTTAGACGGAAGAACAGTTCAAATAGATGGTTGGAGAGATTTTGAAGTGATTGAGGAACTTTTAAGAAAATGTACATCTTCAAAAAAGAAAACCTTTAAAGTTCTAAAAAAATCATCAATAGTTAAATAA
- a CDS encoding Spx/MgsR family RNA polymerase-binding regulatory protein, with protein MKKVIFYSYPKCSTCRKASKWLDQNNINYKFIDIVKEPPSKKFLEIALIQFSFDIKKIFNTRGKSFKLIDFDIFDLTKKKIIELLSNDGKLIKRPFLIINESELILGFNESEYAANFK; from the coding sequence TTGAAAAAAGTAATTTTTTATAGCTATCCAAAATGTTCAACATGCAGAAAAGCATCAAAATGGCTTGATCAAAATAATATAAACTATAAATTTATAGATATAGTTAAAGAACCTCCTTCAAAAAAATTTTTAGAAATTGCTTTAATACAATTTTCGTTTGATATTAAAAAAATATTTAATACAAGAGGTAAGAGTTTTAAATTAATTGATTTTGATATTTTTGACTTAACAAAAAAGAAAATTATTGAACTATTATCAAATGATGGAAAATTAATAAAAAGACCATTTTTAATTATTAACGAAAGTGAATTAATACTTGGATTCAATGAGTCTGAATATGCCGCCAATTTCAAATAG
- the lepB gene encoding signal peptidase I, which yields MNSSYKNKLLEWGPLLCLTFLVSSCRSFIAEPRYIPSGSMLPELQINDRLIIEKISLKKKLPQRGDIVVFKSPFSFDEKLVMSRSNPLPNKRYCFFMSFPPMSFIPGFRDQACDAYIKRVVALPGELVSVNVKGEVTINNKKIFEPYVTNFCSESYFNNCGGFKSLRVPKDHFLVLGDNRSNSWDGRYWPGGKFLHKKEIIGKAYFRFWPLNNFGFFRNQDQPRSLSL from the coding sequence ATGAATTCATCCTATAAAAACAAACTTCTTGAATGGGGACCACTACTTTGTTTGACTTTTTTGGTTTCTTCTTGCAGATCTTTTATAGCAGAACCGCGTTACATTCCATCAGGTTCAATGCTACCTGAATTACAAATAAACGATAGATTGATTATTGAAAAAATTTCTTTAAAAAAGAAATTACCTCAACGAGGAGATATTGTTGTTTTTAAATCACCTTTTTCTTTCGATGAAAAACTTGTTATGTCACGATCAAATCCTTTGCCAAATAAAAGGTATTGTTTTTTTATGAGTTTTCCTCCCATGTCATTCATCCCTGGATTTAGAGATCAGGCTTGTGATGCATATATAAAGAGAGTAGTAGCTTTGCCTGGAGAATTAGTAAGTGTAAATGTTAAGGGTGAGGTAACAATAAATAATAAAAAAATTTTTGAGCCATATGTTACCAATTTCTGTTCCGAGTCCTATTTTAATAATTGCGGAGGATTTAAAAGTTTGAGAGTACCAAAGGATCATTTTTTGGTACTAGGTGATAATAGATCAAATAGCTGGGATGGAAGGTATTGGCCTGGAGGGAAATTTCTTCATAAAAAAGAAATTATTGGGAAAGCCTATTTTAGGTTTTGGCCTTTAAACAATTTTGGTTTTTTTAGAAATCAAGACCAACCTCGATCACTTTCCCTTTAA
- a CDS encoding dihydroorotase: protein MEKTFFFENINILMGPNTKAYKDSLLIIDGKIEAFGDEAKKRALKKNIESSKSGNKLVAPLLVDIHSFLKDPLTGSNDNLEILKSRAKKSGFGAIAFLPNSDNWRDKPEKIPFQNNNSFDLNIYFWGSFSLGDEGINLSPHDELLKSGSIGLCTRNFFDSPIIFKGLSLDTVNSSPIIFSLTKKNSVQKGIVNKDLKSLQSGFYVIDNNNELSEVKNILELKNLFQSKNIIIKNISDSNSLKEIEKQKIPISTTISWWSLIADTNNLELDDLGWKVDPPLGSQENREFLIKGLEKDLIQAIAVNSIGFNDENTFIPINDRSVGISSFELVLPLLWKEFIIKRDWPISKLWNYLSFNSSNLLNINQEKLSLGSKRWLIFDPDTKWVNSQKNLGYDSPSNFPKKNELIKGKVIEVGLDF, encoded by the coding sequence ATGGAGAAAACATTTTTTTTTGAAAATATCAACATTTTAATGGGCCCCAATACAAAGGCATATAAAGATAGTTTGTTAATTATTGATGGAAAAATAGAAGCATTTGGTGATGAAGCTAAAAAACGAGCCTTAAAAAAAAATATTGAGAGTTCTAAATCTGGTAATAAATTAGTTGCCCCGCTGCTGGTCGATATTCACTCATTTTTAAAAGATCCATTAACAGGTTCTAATGATAACTTAGAAATATTAAAGTCTAGAGCAAAAAAATCAGGTTTTGGGGCAATTGCCTTTCTTCCAAACAGTGACAATTGGAGAGATAAGCCTGAAAAAATACCCTTTCAGAATAATAATTCTTTCGATCTAAATATTTATTTTTGGGGAAGTTTTAGTTTAGGTGATGAAGGAATAAATCTTTCTCCTCATGATGAACTTTTAAAATCAGGTTCAATAGGTCTCTGCACAAGAAATTTTTTTGATTCTCCAATAATTTTCAAAGGCCTGTCTCTTGATACAGTCAATTCATCTCCAATAATATTTTCATTAACAAAAAAAAATTCAGTTCAAAAAGGAATTGTTAATAAAGATCTTAAATCACTTCAATCGGGGTTTTACGTTATTGATAATAATAATGAACTTTCTGAAGTTAAGAACATCTTAGAACTCAAGAACCTTTTTCAAAGTAAAAATATAATAATTAAAAATATCTCAGATTCAAATTCTCTTAAAGAAATTGAAAAGCAAAAAATTCCAATTTCAACAACCATTAGTTGGTGGAGCTTAATAGCAGATACAAATAATTTGGAGTTAGATGATCTTGGTTGGAAAGTAGATCCTCCATTGGGCTCTCAGGAAAATAGAGAATTTTTAATAAAAGGTTTAGAAAAAGATTTAATTCAGGCTATTGCAGTAAACTCAATTGGATTTAATGATGAAAATACCTTTATCCCAATAAATGATAGGTCCGTTGGAATAAGCTCTTTTGAATTGGTTTTACCATTATTGTGGAAAGAATTTATTATCAAAAGAGATTGGCCGATCTCAAAGCTATGGAATTATTTAAGTTTTAATTCCTCTAATTTATTAAATATAAATCAAGAGAAATTATCTCTAGGCAGTAAAAGATGGCTTATATTTGACCCTGATACAAAATGGGTGAATAGTCAAAAAAATTTAGGATATGATTCCCCCTCAAATTTTCCTAAGAAGAATGAATTAATTAAAGGGAAAGTGATCGAGGTTGGTCTTGATTTCTAA